Proteins found in one Oryza glaberrima chromosome 4, OglaRS2, whole genome shotgun sequence genomic segment:
- the LOC127772279 gene encoding CLIP-associated protein-like isoform X3: protein MEAALEAARAKDTKERLAGVERLHEALDAAARQRGLTAGEVTALVDTCMDLIRDANFRVAQGGLQALSAAAVVAGDHFKIHLNALVPAAVERLGDGKQPVREAARQLLITLMEVSSPTIIVERAGSYAWTHKSWRVREEFVRTVATAVGLFASTELPLQRVLLSPVLQLMNDSNQSVRDAAIYCIEEMYTHMGSQFHEELQRHNLPPYMLREINSRLERIEPKVPTSDGNIMQYKAVESRSVSVNPKRGSPRTKSTPRESTLFGGDTDITEKPVEPVRVHSEKELLREFEKIAATLVPEKDWSVRIAAMQRIEALVYGGAIDYPSFLMLLKQLVPPLSTQLSDRRSSIVKQACHLLNVLSKELLGDFEPCAELFIPMLFKLVVITVLVIAESADTCIKTILRNCKVSRILPRIADTAKNDRSAVLRARCCEYALLILEYWADAPEIQRSADLYEDLIKCCVADAMSEVRATARSCYRLFAKTWPERSRRLFMSFDPAIQRTINDEDGGVHKRYASPSLRERVVQPSRSLSHASGTSALGYGTSAIVAMDKTAAISSDSSFSSNTLRLSQSKTVGRSSERSLESVLNSSKEKVSAIESLLKGVSISDRQNISATRSTSLDLGVDPPSSRDPPVPLAATASNHLSLQNSALLDSSVPSTINASARNGGSRLLESMTTQLGTRERSRSPYLGNISSESMTSLSLPFPRRSLERPQEGGRMDEGSDIRSTRRFPQTQNYVDMPYRDAIHRDSHNNHVPNFQRPLLRKQVMSRASASIRHSFDDSQVQSGDVSGYTDALASLNDALSEGLSPSSDWVVRVSAFEFIRNVLQQGQRGIQEITQNFEKVMKLFFRHLDDPHHKVAQAAFSTLAELIPACKKPFESYVERILPYVFSRLIDPKELVKKPCSSTLDVVGRTYAIDMLLPALVRSLDEQRSPKAKLAVLEFANKSFSKYTVDSEGYSNSGFLKLWLSKLAPLVHEKNAKLKEASISGIISVYSHFDSTAVLNFILNLSVEEQNLLRRALKQYTPRIEVDLVNYLQSKKDRPRPKSYDQADYGTSSEDGYALASKKSYPFGRYSSSSLDAEGGKWMNSVQESTPRNAPMARTTSDMSIDHTSQSIELDTGSEVLLTRSRESKNNTSSLVETARSWPNYPEKTDAPLDDETAISTPCLDLSHRAASDGHNAVGSTAEENVQEGDIAVKLSSIKTSLHADNELSIPQLLHQISNGTEVSSLEKREALQQLVKASVDNDISIWAKYFNQILTAVLEVLDDSDSSTREIALSLVAEMLNNQSGAMEESIEIVLEKLLHVTKDMVAKISNEANQCLNVLLAKYDPFRCLAVVVPLLVSDDEKTLVVCINSLTKLVGRLSEEELMNQLPTFFASAV, encoded by the exons atggaggcggcgctggaggcggcgcgcgccaaGGACACGAAGGAGCGGCTGGCCGGGGTGGAGCGGCTGCACGAGGcgctggacgcggcggcgcggcagcgcggGCTGACGGCGGGGGAGGTGACGGCGCTGGTGGACACCTGCATGGATCTGATACGGGACGCCAACTTCCGGGTCGCGCAGGGCGGCCTGCAggcgctctccgccgccgccgtcgtcgccggggaCCACTTTAAGATCCACCTGAACGCGCTCGTCCCGGCCGCCGTCGAGCGCCTCGGGGACGGCAAGCAGCCCGTCCGCGAGGCCGCCCGGCAGCTCCTCATCACCCTCATGGAG GTTTCTTCGCCGACAATCATAGTTGAAAGAGCTGGAAGTTATGCATGGACTCACAAGAGTTGGAGGGTCCGGGAAGAGTTTGTACGTACAGTGGCAACCGCGGTTGGGCTTTTTGCTTCAACCGAGCTCCCATTGCAACGAGTTCTTCTTTCACCT GTCTTGCAATTGATGAATGATTCAAATCAAAGTGTTCGAGATGCTGCTATCTATTGCATTGAG GAGATGTACACACATATGGGATCTCAGTTCCATGAAGAGTTGCAGCGCCATAACTTACCTCCGTACATG CTAAGGGAGATAAATTCAAGATTGGAAAGAATAGAACCAAAGGTTCCCACATCTGATGGTAATATCATGCAATATAAGGCTGTCGAATCTAGATCTGTTAGTGTTAATCCGAAAAGAGGCAGTCCAAGGACAAAAAGCACACCACGGGAAAGTACATTATTCGGAG GAGACACGGATATAACAGAAAAACCAGTGGAACCAGTAAGAGTTCACTCAGAGAAAGAATTACTTCGGGAGTTTGAGAAGATTGCAGCTACCCTTGTTCCAGAAAAGGACTGGTCCGTGCGTATTGCTGCCAtgcaaaggattgaagctttggTGTATGGAG GTGCTATTGATTATCCATCTTTTCTTATGCTCTTGAAGCAGTTGGTTCCACCTCTATCAACTCAGCTGTCTGATCGACGGTCTAGCATTGTAAAACAG GCATGCCATCTACTCAATGTACTATCCAAAGAACTCCTTGGTGATTTTGAGCCATGTGCTGAACTATTTATTCCG ATGCTTTTTAAGCTTGTTGTCATAACAGTGCTTGTCATAGCTGAATCAGCCGATACATGCATAAAAACC ATTCTACGGAACTGCAAGGTTTCACGAATTCTTCCTCGCATAGCTGACACAGCAAAGAATGACCGAAGTGCAGTTCTCCGTGCTAG GTGCTGCGAGTACGCTCTTTTAATACTGGAGTATTGGGCTGATGCCCCAGAGATACAACGTTCAGCTGATTTATACGAAGATCTAATAAAGTGCTGTGTAGCAGATGCGATGAGTGAG GTCCGTGCAACTGCTAGAAGTTGTTATAGACTGTTTGCAAAGACATGGCCTGAGCGTTCACGTCGGCTTTTTATGTCATTTGATCCTGCTATACAGAGG ACTATAAACGATGAAGATGGGGGTGTGCACAAGCGGTATGCTTCACCCTCTCTTCGTGAGAGGGTTGTGCAGCCTTCTCGTTCTTTATCACATGCAAGTGGTACAAGTGCACTTGGATATGGCACTTCAGCTATTGTTGCTATGGACAAAACTGCTGCTATTTCTTCAGATTCATCCTTTTCATCAAATACTCTTCGTTTGTCACAGTCAAAGACTGTTGGGAGAAGTTCTGAAAGAAGCCTAGAGAGTGTGCTTAACTCAAGCAAAGAAAAGGTTTCTGCCATTGAAAGTTTGCTGAAAGGTGTAAGCATATCAGATAGGCAAAATATCTCAGCTACCCGCTCAACCAGCTTGGATCTTG GGGTTGATCCTCCATCGTCTCGTGATCCTCCTGTTCCGCTTGCAGCAACAGCTTCAAATCATCTGTCCTTACAGAATTCAGCACTGCTCGACTCATCTGTTCCTAGCACCATAAATGCTAGTGCACGAAATGGAGGCTCCCGCTTATTGGAGTCAATGACAACCCAGTTGGGCACCAGAGAGCGATCAAGATCACCGTACTTGGGTAATATATCATCTGAGTCCATGACAAGCTTATCACTGCCTTTTCCAAGAAGGTCTTTGGAGAGGCCACAAGAAGGAGGCCGCATGGATGAGGGTAGTGATATCCGGTCAACTAGGAGATTCCCCCAAACTCAAAACTATGTTGACATGCCCTACAGAGATGCCATCCACAGAGATTCACATAATAATCATGTTCCAAATTTCCAGAGACCTCTTCTAAGGAAGCAAGTAATGTCAAGGGCTTCTGCCAGCATCAGGCACAGCTTTGACGATAGCCAAGTACAGTCAGGTGACGTGTCTGGTTATACGGATGCACTGGCTTCACTAAATGATGCTCTTTCTGAGGGTCTCAGCCCTAGTTCGGATTGGGTAGTGAGAGTCTCAGCTTTTGAATTTATTCGGAATGTTCTGCAACAAGGCCAGAGAGGTATTCAGGAAATTACACAGAATTTTGAAAAGGTCATGAAGCTGTTTTTTCGTCATTTGGATGACCCTCATCATAAGGTTGCACAAGCAGCCTTTTCTACTCTTGCAGAACTTATTCCAGCTTGCAAGAAGCCATTTGAGAGTTATGTTGAAAGAATTTTGCCATATGTTTTTTCCCGGCTTATTGATCCAAAAGAATTGGTAAAAAAACCATGCTCATCAACCTTGGATGTTGTTGGGAGAACATATGCAATTGATATGTTGCTACCTGCCCTAGTGCGCTCACTAGATGAACAGAGGTCCCCAAAGGCAAAGTTGGCTGTTCTTGAGTTCGCAAATAAATCGTTCAGCAAGTACACTGTAGATTCTGAAGGTTATAGTAACAGTGGGTTCCTTAAACTATGGCTTTCAAAATTGGCACCTttagttcatgaaaaaaatgcaaaactGAAGGAGGCATCCATTTCTGGTATCATATCTGTTTATTCTCATTTTGATTCAACAGCAGTGCTAAATTTTATTCTAAACTTATCTGTTGAGGAGCAAAACCTCTTGAGGCGTGCACTGAAGCAATACACACCTCGCATTGAAGTTGATTTAGTGAACTACTTACAGAGCAAGAAAGATCGTCCCCGTCCCAAATCTTATGATCAAGCAGATTATGGAACTTCTTCCGAAGATGGTTACGCGCTTGCATCAAAGAAAAGCTATCCATTTGGGCGGTATTCCTCTAGTTCCCTTGATGCTGAAGGTGGGAAATGGATGAATTCAGTGCAAGAGTCAACACCGCGTAATGCGCCTATGGCGAGAACTACTTCTGATATGAGCATAGATCATACTAGTCAAAGCATAGAACTGGACACTGGAAGTGAAGTTCTTTTAACTAGAAGTAGAGAGTCAAAGAATAATACTAGCTCACTAGTGGAAACTGCTCGTTCTTGGCCAAACTATCCTGAAAAAACTGATGCGCCTTTGGATGATGAAACTGCTATCAGTACTCCTTGCTTAGACTTAAGCCATCGCGCTGCTTCTGATGGGCACAATGCTGTTGGTTCTACTGCTGAAGAAAATGTTCAAGAGGGAGATATTGCTGTGAAACTTAGTTCTATAAAGACTAGCCTACATGCTGACAACGAACTGAGCATACCACAACTTCTTCATCAG ATAAGCAACGGTACCGAAGTTTCAAGTTTGGAAAAGCGGGAAGCATTACAGCAGTTGGTTAAAGCTTCTGTTGATAATGACATCTCCATTTGGGCAAAG TATTTCAATCAAATCTTAACGGCTGTGCTTGAGGTGCTGGATGATTCTGATTCATCTACTAGGGAGATTGCTCTGTCTTTAGTTGCCGAGATGCTCAACAATCAG AGTGGTGCTATGGAAGAATCTATTGAAATTGTTCTGGAGAAACTTCTGCATGTTACCAAAGACATGGTGGCAAAG ATTTCAAATGAGGCAAACCAGTGCTTAAATGTTCTGTTAGCAAAATATGATCCTTTCAGATGTCTTGCT GTTGTGGTGCCTCTATTGGTCAGTGATGATGAAAAGACACTTGTTGTGTGTATCAACTCCTTGACAAAG CTTGTTGGACGGCTTTCCGAGGAGGAATTGATGAATCAGTTGCCCACATTTTTTGCCAGCGCTGTTTGA
- the LOC127772280 gene encoding benzyl alcohol O-benzoyltransferase-like: protein MRGTRKTYVSHFGVRACELVKLAPANGDRSMAASSSLAFTARRGDPELVAPAGPTPRGLRRLSDIDDQGSFRFYRSVIYFYRRSGGGRRVVGDPARVIRDALAAALVHYYPIAGRIRELPGGKLVVDCTGEGVSFVEADADVSLEEFGDSLCPPIPCAGELLTLPESNSAVVTDRPLLYVQVTRLRCGGFVFGTQICHNLVDAVGTTQLFQAVGELVQGAAAPSVRPVWARELLDARHPPRPAYDHPEYEPASDEASDKLRPGDELARRRFLFGPDDVAALRAQLPARLRPRCSRFLLLSAFTWRCRTAALGYAPGDEVRFMFLVNGRGGTPLPEGFYGNVLTLGVARTTAGELCSGPLSRAVELIAAARARTMADGYVQSAADAVVLRGRRRFTTARTYLVTDLTKSPLHEVDLGWGRPLFGGPATTKLATFHLPARGGGITVPMCLPPRAMERFAAAVRAGLAAGVPRAAEEAALSKM, encoded by the exons ATGCGTGGTACGAGGAAAACGTACGTGAGCCATTTCGGTGTCCGAGCGTGTGAGCTCGTCAAGCTAGCTCCGGCGaacggcgatcgatcgatggcggcGTCATCGTCCCTGGCTTTCACGGCGCGCCGAGGCGACCCGGAGCTCGTCGCGCCGGCCGGGCCGACGCCGCGCGGGCTCCGGCGGCTCTCCGACATCGACGACCAGGGCAGCTTCCGGTTCTACCGCTCCGTCATCTACTTCTACCGGCggtccggcggcggccgtcgcgtcgtcggCGACCCGGCCAGGGTCATCCGCGACGCGCTTGCGGCGGCGCTCGTGCACTACTACCCGATCGCCGGGAGGATCCGGGAGCTTCCCGGCGGGAAGCTCGTGGTGGACTGCACCGGCGAGGGGGTCTCGTTcgtcgaggccgacgccgacgtctcGCTGGAGGAGTTCGGTGACTCGCTGTGCCCGCCGATCCCttgcgccggcgagctcctgaCCCTGCCGGAGAGCAActccgccgtcgtcaccgaccGACCACTACTCTATGTTCAG GTGACGAGGCTGAGGTGTGGCGGCTTCGTGTTCGGCACCCAGATCTGCCACAACCTCGTCGACGCGGTGGGGACCACGCAGTTGTTCCaggccgtcggcgagctcgtgcagggcgcggcggcgcccagcgTCCGGCCGGTGTGGGCGAGGGAGCTCCTCGACGcgcgccacccgccgcgccCGGCGTACGACCACCCCGAGTACGAGCCGGCGTCCGACGAGGCCAGCGACAAGCTCCGTCCAGGCGACGAGCTCGCACGCCGCAGGTTCCTCTTCGGgcccgacgacgtcgccgcgctGCGCGCCCAGCTCCCCGCGCGCCTCAGGCCCCGGTGCTCGCGGTTCCTTCTCCTCTCCGCGTTCACGTGGCGCTGCCGCACCGCCGCGCTCGGGTACGCGCCCGGCGACGAGGTGCGGTTCATGTTCCTCGTGAACGGCCGCGGCGGGACGCCGCTCCCCGAGGGGTTCTACGGGAACGTGCTCACGCTCGGCGTGGCgcggacgacggccggcgagctctGCTCGGGCCCGCTGTCCCGCGCCGTGGAGCTGATCGCCGCCGCGAGGGCGCGGACCATGGCCGACGGCTACGTGCAGTCGGCGGCCGACGCGGTGGTGctccgcgggcggcggcggttcacgaCGGCGCGGACGTACCTGGTGACCGACCTGACGAAGTCGCCGCTGCACGAGGTGGACCTCGGGTGGGGGCGGCCGCTGTTCGGCGGGCCGGCCACGACGAAGCTGGCCACGTTCCACTTgcccgcccgcggcggcgggatcACCGTGCCGAtgtgcctgccgccgcgcgccatggagAGGTTCGCGGCCGCCGTGCGGGCGGGGCTCGCGGCGGGCGTTCCCCGTGCGGCAGAGGAGGCCGCTTTGTCGAAGATGTAG